The sequence below is a genomic window from Sebastes fasciatus isolate fSebFas1 chromosome 18, fSebFas1.pri, whole genome shotgun sequence.
CAGTTATGTAAAGTCTTTTTGCAATTTCTCCCCCAGCTTATTTGGAGAATCAGCACTGAGATCCTTCACCATCACCCCAACTCAAAGCTGGAGGACTACAACAACATCTATGAACGAATGAAACACTCCGGAGTGAGACATTACCTGATGGTATGTTAGCTAGTAGCTCTGACTGCACAGTGTTAACTCTTTGTTTTACATTACTGAAAGACATTTGAGACCTGTTGTTCGTTTGCTTCTCTAGATCTGTCTGGAACATTCATTCCACCTGATGCTTAACGGTCACATCCAGGATGCGAAGCGTCAGCTGTCTGCCGCTGAGAGTTGGAGGTACGGGAAGGAGTCAGCAGCTCAGAATCAGAAGACCAAACTGATCCACGCCTACAAGAGTTTACTGGATTATATCATCTGGTGTGACAAAAAGTTCACACACTCCAACGACACTGGTAAGGTGATACACAGCTCAACACCCAAAGCATCTATTATTTACTTGTGTCAGTTATGCAGATATGATGCAGGCTCTTGTGTGATGTCACACTGACACCTACAGGTCACAGCCAGGAACTactttggtaaaaaaaaaaaaatgagctgAAGAGGTGATCAGATTGTAGGAAACATATTTGTGTGTACAACTTTTACACTAAATGCCCTctggtgtgtttagtgtttgaAAAAATCCGTTGTGTAAACTCATCCTATTGTTTCAGAGTATGCCGACTCTGCTGACAACCAAGAAATGCACAACTACTTCAGACAGGCGTCTGTGAATCTAAAGGAGATTTTGAAAAATCCTGGCGTCTGGGATCCCTTCTTACTGAGTTACATTGAGGTAAGAACTGATATAGGCAAATATTGATTTTCTTAGGTGGGCATTTCTTTTAGGGGTCTTAAATACACTTTGCTTCTGTgcctcctgtctgcttctccaaagtATTTTTCTtagcaaaaatgtaaaagaaattcACAGCTCTTGAAAAAACCTACTCTATGTTTTGATACTACCAGTCTGTTTCATGCTCTTGCTTTaagaaataaactttatttttttattttccattgttAAATTTCAGTCCCTACTTCCTGTGTAAccgttgttttattttgttagatGCTGGAGTTctacgaggatcacgaggaggCTTTGAAAGTCCTGAATGATTACGCATATGACAGCAGTTTCCCACCCAATCCCAACGCACACGTCTACCTGTACCAGTACTTAAAGAGGAACGATGCTTCAGAGAAGAAactgatgaaagtattgaaGGTATAATTGCATATTAAAAGCACTGCATTTATACTGATATTATAAACAGAGATATGAAACTGTAATGATCCTTGTGACACTGCGTACAAATTACGTTATATTCACTTTGTTAAACTACAACTTGTGCCTTACAATTATTAGATTTACAGTTGTGTCTAATGTATCCTTAAAACTTAACTTCCTTATGCCGTAGGTCCTCCATGTTTTAGTCCCAAGCCACGAGTTGATGTTGGAGTACAGCTCTCTCCTGCTTCAGTCAGGTAAAAGCTGATTATAAATGAATGTTCCCAGTCTTACCAGATAATGAATGAGTCACAGAATTAAAGTGAATCAAATTCAAACATCAAGAGGTGCATTGTTTTGATatacaaatgttttttatagGGTCTATTATTAAAATGTGTCCTATTTTGTCTCCTAATAACATTTTCTCTGTTCCATAACTATCCAttattgatgtgttttgttttccagaGAAAAAAAGTGACATGCAGAAAGCTTTAGGAGTCGTTCTGGAAATGCTGGACTTCGCCTGCTGGAGGAGCAACCTGGACGCGTGGAGGCTTTTAAAGGCCGTTATTCAAAAACTACAGTTACAGTACgaagaaaatgtttgaaaaattgGAAGCTCTATTTTTGAGagactgcagtttttttttttttttacatgtcacTAAAACAGttgttctgtgtgtttgtgtattaaaACAGAGAAGACTGGAGGGATGTTATCTCTGAAAAAATGGCGGAAAGAAAAGGCTGGTGGCCGGCGCTGCACTTCACCAGCTTCCACGCCAGTAAAGACTCCGAGGAGAACCCAGAGCTCAAGGAAGTGAAGGCATCGCTGACAAAACTCCTCTGCCCGGGTAAGTAGGTGTACGTGTGCATGAAATCCCTTCCTGGAGGTTTTGTTTACTGTCATTACCGTGGATGTTATGCCAATCCTGAATGTTACCTGTAATTATAGAGACACTCAACATTGGCCAAGAAATACAAATGTTCGGCTAACGGTAAAGTTCTCACTGATCTATAATAATCTGTGATTATTTTGAAAGTTTTATTCGGATATCTGACCACAGTTACAGACTGAGACACCCGTTATTGAAGCAAATATACATCAAATGTTACCCCTCTTTAGGTCTCAATATGCTCCTCAATGTATAGGACTTCTGATTTTAGTGCAACTGGCGACTGCTAGTGGTAGAATCAAGAAAGGCATCGTAGCAGACATCACTGCTTCTGAATAATTTGAAAACCCTGGGAGTTTTAATGTTACAGTCATTTTCACAATCACCGCCAAGTCACAAGATGTTTACCTCTCGTAGGAAACGTGACTTTGAGGTTAGCATTTTACTGTTTAAGGAAACCCTGAATTTACATGTAAAAAGAAAACTCCATGTTTCTCGTGTGCACTGGgaacattttaaatgacaaGGTTTTCTAAGCAAATATTTTACAGATGACACGCAGGTCAGTATTTTTGAAGAAGTtgctgatggtaaatgtagtccacTGAAGAAATAAATTCATCACTGTGTGCTATGTTGACCGAGAAAGCTGATTTCTCCTGCTGCAGAGCCGTGGGCTGGCggtgcctacatgtaccaggatgcattgtgGCGAGTTCGCTACgtctgataaataaacaaaataaactcacAAAATGTCAATGAAGGAAATATTCTGACAcctaaacagaaaaatacaaccGTACACCTTCTGAATTCAAGTTTCTCTCTTACACCCAACTAAGACAGGATTAACTGTTGActcatcgtaaaacacacttcatccaaactggacagaaacaaaataaaactaaacgAAAACAACAACTAGCAACTCTGGTTTGGACGAAATAAAGCCTGAATTCACTGAGTAAGAAACTGTTCACGCTCTACACGCTGTACAACGACATCAAATTACGTCACTTGAAGAAGGAAGAACAACAGAGTTTGCAGCTGCGCTTCAAAGACACAGAGAGCATCAGAActgcgtttttttttattttcacactaTATCTCCTAACTCAGATAAATAGAAATAAGGTTGAAAATCGGTGAATTTTCCCTTCTAAAAACGTTGATTTGATAATGAGGTAGTGAGATCCATACCGGTGCTAATAGCAGCATACGTCCTCTGTTGCACCATTGCTAGTCTGACACTCAGCTGGTCTGAAAACAGTTGAATTCTAAATTATATTTGCACATATACATGAAAATATCTTTATGTattaatgtttttcttcttaCAGACCTCACACTCAAGTACACAGCTGGACCGGTGACCAGTGGAGAGAGAACATGAGAGAAGAACTCAAAgagaaaatcaatcaatcacgaACTGAGCTGAGAAACAACTGAAAAACCTCGACAAAGGCGTCCTGATGAAGAACCAGAGTCTTCATACATGCACATTTTT
It includes:
- the taf1a gene encoding TATA box-binding protein-associated factor RNA polymerase I subunit A gives rise to the protein MEDWQRELGPEDLEDDNVSSDDNSSKGGKKAKLPLVHPIMYAETPRETGFHRSTRVCLELIREALLHQRWQEAAEYMACYPQMLEDPNSGKGQDYKELIWRISTEILHHHPNSKLEDYNNIYERMKHSGVRHYLMICLEHSFHLMLNGHIQDAKRQLSAAESWRYGKESAAQNQKTKLIHAYKSLLDYIIWCDKKFTHSNDTEYADSADNQEMHNYFRQASVNLKEILKNPGVWDPFLLSYIEMLEFYEDHEEALKVLNDYAYDSSFPPNPNAHVYLYQYLKRNDASEKKLMKVLKVLHVLVPSHELMLEYSSLLLQSEKKSDMQKALGVVLEMLDFACWRSNLDAWRLLKAVIQKLQLQEDWRDVISEKMAERKGWWPALHFTSFHASKDSEENPELKEVKASLTKLLCPDLTLKYTAGPVTSGERT